TCCACCAGATAATGAACTCTCAGGCTGGAGGATGTGTGTTAAGGATGGGTCGAGCTGGTAGGATATTGTGTCCGGACAGATGTTGGGCTGCCGCGCCAATTGGGCTACCATTTTCACGACGCTGGGATGGAAAGTACAGTATATGAACGTACTGTCGTGAAGGAACCTCTATTCCTTGGTATACGGTGGACTTATATGGAAGAATAGGCTGGCAGTAGAAAATGTATTGTTGTATGGTTTTCAAGAAACAATTTGCCCCATGCTAACTGCATCAACAGATCCCAGCCACAGCTTGGAAGTGAGGGACACAATCGCGCTTTAAAAAGATATCTGTATTTGCTTGCAGCAAGCTTATGTGGTGGATGAGGGTATACAATAGACAGATCGCGACCTGACGAACCCTCTGATCGTTTTCCAACCAAAGTTCGTTGGTCTAGGTAGGACGGCCAGATTGCTCCGAGATCAGCTTTGCCCTCAACTAATTGGTTGATCCTCATCGAGCTCGTTCCCGAGTACTTCCCGCAGCAGATCCTCGAACATTTTGCGATGTACAGACTCAAGTCGTTTCCAGTCTTCCGCGGAAACCCAGCCGTCAGATGCAGTATTAAGCAAACTCTATGTTTCAGCTGATGAGTAGTTTTGAAAAGCTGATAACTCGCTTGCCAACTATGTTATCCTTTGTGATGAATCGCAATTTCGTCAATTATGTAGAGGAAACGGACACCGCCCTGTGAGCCCTAGTTTTCTCCACAGTCGCAAAGTCTGTATTAGAACCTCGCACGAGGCAACGGCACCATTCTCTCAAGTGCGATACCGGTGGCTGAACGGCCGAAAGGAAGTCTCGTCTAACTCTTTCGCTGCAGAGAGCTTTGGAGAAAATAATTGAAGGCAAACACTGTATGCTTTGGCACAAGCCCTGCTCTTAGGATCTACTTTCGCCTCGTCCCAAGGATCAGAGCTAGGTTGCGCGAAGGCGGGTATCGGATCCCGCATACCAGAACGCAGGCGCAATGCTAGTCAATTGCCAATCTACAATGGCTATTACAATGGTAGGATCTTCTTCTGACATAGAAATGTTCTTCGAATGTAGATTAGGGTGAAACATTGCAGGAATAGCGACATTATGGATCAAAGAGTTCTTGGCCATTTCATTAACAATGCGCGGCCATGATGGAGCagattgttgtatgtgtcGATGAATCCCTGATAACGTGGGACAATATGACACAGATGCGGGTGGTGGGATTCTGGAGATTCTGGTGTCGATGAGTCCGTCACAGTTTCGGCTATGTCCAGCCCTACGAATTATGCTCCATGTTCTTGTCAGGCCTACGCAATGCGAGGTGTACAATATATACTATTCTACCACGATGATCAGGAGTTCACTGATCATACGTACCTTTTTGGTTGCATAGCGTGGTGGGCGTAGACCTATGTTCTGACAGTTcttctcatcagaagtaaATATAgagcacagtccgcaacaatcaattaagtgggtcctagaaggttcagattggattgattgattaccgctttaagcctagtagttacctataggagtttaagccctacctagataggtaagtgggtctaggagagtgaccggattgaattgattgttgcggagtctaataTAGAGTAACTTACAGAGCCCTCAGCGTGCGAATGTTCGATACCAGGTGAGATGCCCTGCTTGCGATGATGCGACACATGGACCCCATCGGTAGAGCCGACCTCGATAAGACTTGCGTTGACCAAAAACTTCTAGGTTGTTTGCCTGCCACCGGTGCCCGACGCAGTGATGCTTCAAGGTTCGATGGGTGAGCACGCTTCAATAAGAATAGCACCAGATTGTTTGTATGCAGAGGTGATGCCGATAGCATATTCACCTTTCTCTGACACAGCCTTGCACCACTTAAACGAGTAAGACTGCTCTGTTCTCGTTGTTACAATTGGTTGCTGCTGAGCCGGAAACGTCAAGAGCTGCATGGAGAGTACCCGACTACAATTGCATCTACTTCAGCCTCGCAATTAATGCCTAGCAACTGCTTCTTGTCGAAGCGGAAGTACGCAACAGTCTGCGTCCCGACCCGCATCATGTCAGCACGGAAGGTCACCCCAAAGCGCAAGAGAAATGACACCAGGATCAAATACCTCGCATGCTCAATTTGACATCAGGATCGCTCAAAGATTCAGTGAAATACTTCTCGCTATATTGTAGACCATGCATTGTCAATTGGTATCATAGCACCGTTGATCATCTTGGACTCGTCCGAAGAGAGGAACGCAATACCTCGCGCAACGTCGTCGACCCCAATATATGGTACCGGCGTGCCTTCGCTGTCTTTTGAGACATGCAACTGTACAATGGGACTGCTAGGGTGAGCTAAGGTCGCGAATAAATGTTATCGTGAAACACATACAAAAACGAGTTGAAGCCAGCGGAATCGAAGTTTTCCATCTGTGCCGAAGATGCAATGTTTGTCGCAACACTTCCAGGTAACACACCATTGCAGCGAATGCCCTCCTGATGAAACCTCCATGCTACGTTCTTCGTTGCACCAACCTAGAAGCGAGTGAGTAGAAGCTAGCAGTTGAATCTGTCGATACTCACAAGCCCATGCTTACTTGCTGTATATGCTATTCCCGCACTTGCGCCTGTCAACCCTGCCTTGCTGGCCACATTGACAATGACGCCAGCCTTTTGCTGCTTCATAGCCGGTAGAACTGCCTTCATTAAACGGATAGGCACCGTGAGGTTGATCGCCATGACTCTCTCCAACTCTTCATCTTGAATGGTATCCGCGCTGCTCCACCCATCGGTCACGCCCGCGCAATTGACCAACACGTCAATACGACCATGCTTGCCGACGCACTTAGCTACAGCATGCTCGACAGCTTGAGGTTCAGTCAAGTTGGTTTGGTAAAAATGAAAGGTGGAGAAGTCTTCGACAAGTTTTTGTGGCTGCGCGCCCATGTCAATGCCGAAGACCGAAGCGCCCCGTTCGAGAAAGAGACGGGTTGTTGCCAGCCCAATGCCAGAGCTGCAACCCGTAATTATGGCGACCTTACCTTGTATGGAAGATATGGACATTTTGGGCGGGCTGTCTGAAGATATTCGTGATGCCTCAAGCTGTGGATGAGTCGTGCATGCATGATGCAGATGCGCGGGAAAAGCTAGGATGACGTCATCTGTTAGCGCGGCAGGGCCCACCTCCGGCGTAACCCCAAGAACGTCTCCGATTGAGGCTTTACGTATGGCTATCTACATTCTCACGACAAGAACTGTTGAGCAAGACGATGAGCAGTTCACCCAATAGCGTGGTGCGTTAAAAAAGCCGATGTACATCTCATTTGTCGACATTTTAACACACCAATTCCGCTACACGCTCTATTCTCACTCATCGCGTTACAAGCGATATGCCCCCTCATGGCCGTCTGGTATGATTTGAGATGATCGAGAAGCTTAGATCATCGCCTCCATACGGTGAACATCGCTATTCTTAGTCCACTTCCTGATCCTCTTGCCCAAACCAAAGTACAATGGAATACCAAAGAACGCCGGCCCTATCGTGCAGGCAAAGATGACCATAGCAGGAGTAATCCAGCCGTTCTTACTCTCGTGGGCCAAGTCAAACACCCAGTAACTGTACGAGAAAGCAATGGTATTCTTGCACACAGTCGCGACGACCATGATCTCGCCGGAGATGGGCTTGTAGCAGTCGATCGCGTAGGCGATACAAATCGTCGGCACTGTAGTCACGCTCAGTCCACTAAGCCCATAACCCCAGACTACAATATTGCCCCACGCCCATTGTTGTTGGTAGGCAACACTGCCGAGAACGACAGAAAGTATTGTGATGATCATGTAGATCCATAATGCAGGCAGTCGCATCTCCGCTTCACGAATACCTCCATTCTTGCGAGCTGCGCGTGCGGCGACCCAGTCAGAGTAGGGTCCAGCAGTGGCCAAGCCGATAATAGCACCCACTGCGAAGGCGAAGTTGGTATAGCCTACCTGATCTGGCTTGAAGAAATAAGGCGGGGCTGCCAGGACGGGTGACTCAGTGATGTTGAAGAACAACAGCATATCAGCTGGTCCGGCAAGCATCAACCCAGTCCATAAGATGATCGGGttgaagaagatcttgatTGGAGTCCATGTATCACGCACCACGAAGGCCTTCCACTTGGGATCTGGTCTCTCAAAAGGGTTGAATTGCGCGCGGGATGGGCGACCGTTACTGGGGGTAGGTGTCTCTAGCGAGCTCATCTCAGAATCCCGCGCTGCTGTATGTGTGGTGTGTTTTTCCAGCTGACTCTGTTCGTTGGTGTTGACAATCTCGCTGCCGTCCAGAGTTGTAGTGGTGTTCTGCACTACGGTAGCGCCACGATGAAACTTGGTCTCTGGGAATGTGAGCGCGATCAAGAGGATGGAGAAGGCTGAAAGGGCAGTCTCAAGCCAGAAGAATGACTGCCATCCATGCAGAGCTGCGATGGAACCGGCCATGATGGGCCCCAGGAATGCGCCCATGAAGTATCCCGTGCTATATAGACGTATCAGCCAACTTCCCTTGGGCAGTTTGCAATGGAGAAGACTTACAAGTAAACACCCATCCAAAGCCCTCACTTGTGCAAGAAGAACACATCGGCAATCATTTGTACCGGTATACTCTCACTCGTTGCGCATACTAAGCCATTCACTGCTCTGGCTGCCAATAAGCTCTTTTGGCTAGTTGCCAAGGCTTGCCAGATGCAAGTCAGCGTGATTAGTACTGAGaataccaggctgatagcGCGGTGCCCAAAGATGTTGGACATCGGTACGATGATGAAGTTTGCGAAGCCAAGGGTGATGACAATGATACCAGTCAGTAGAGCAAGCTGGCTGTCATTGAGATGATATTGTTGCCATTCAGGACTACCCTTCTTGGAATCGGCCCGATGCTTCTTGGCCGAATGTTCTACAaccttcactttcactcCTTTGCCGTTATGTGCTTACGTATATCTTATGTATATAACCTTGTGTATCTACTCCGTAGGACAATCAACGCAGTTCTCATATGCAGTTGTTGACGTCTTGTCTACTGCGATAGTTATGAGCCCGGATACGTGCTGCTGCACCATTCTTCAATAACTGCTGTTCACTTGTCTTTCCTCAAGCGTATTCTATTGTTTGTTTAATTGTCGAATACCTTGTTGAACGTCTTTTGCTGCCACCGTATTGCTTGCAGagaagtcaacaaacaaaacaaccaacatttgaggcgtagatgttgattgactggctcatttcttagggctacagtttgtttgtttgagttgatgagactgaagagccaatttttggttggttgattgattgaatattgatagacttaaggttctgaagggacgtttctatgacaattctgcaggcggctcttcccacgttcctatcgcaaactcttccgtgagctcctcatcagtatgctttgctgctgttgtcgtgcttggtgttgtaaaacctgcacgagtccaccgttgcaagcacaccaaagcagccagtaactgcgcgccaattttccgcctttgtggctcaattatatcgccagttcccgcaaaaacgcgctcacaatcagagctggaggtgggtatagtcaacacgtcgatcgccaatcgtgaaagatgtggatacttcggcttcaacgataaccagtactgtacagctgttggaccctccttgtgttgatcagacgtccacataggctcttttaaccagctatcgtactcatcctccacctccaatgtatgctcgccgtcctcatctagtatagcgtcgatagcgtcgtcaaagctgctcatggtaggttttggcgcaggggttggtgttgtggcagcagcggcaggcttgtaggcagcccaaacccgcagaaacttcgcgtgcgcggtgctcaattgtgtaggtttgtcgcgccagaagcgcttagagtatgttttatatcgtggatgtagtgccgtagctgcgtagtaaatgggactttggaggatcttagtaaagtaattgctcgcttttcgcctcgcggctcgcaggttgatcgggatgtgatcttcgggcgcctcagatggctcgtggttgaccgattcgtatggccgaaggcgtgcatccagctcagttatcacactctcaaatactgggatgacctcgtagagtgcgccaaaacggccacacttgccgcggccttggaggcgatctgtagcaaacttgagcggctgcagtatcgccatgtactcagtaatcaccgcccagtcagccgccgtaaggccgtctgacctcatccaccgcggcacatcaggcagcttgtttcctctaatagctgcctgttcgtcagcctgttcagtctcgcgaatgtggtacgtggcgtatgcgttgatagcttgttggagctgaactccgcgcttaaagcagtcgtaatagctgttccaacgtgtaacacacggcttaattggctcgcgagtgccgccgctggcgcctgtgggcatgctgttaactgcctcgcgttggcaatcttcaaaaatactccactgcttcggcgtgttgatgtagttgataatatcaagatacacgccaagcggtccttctttccgccactccttcatgtaaaaatcctccatctttgtgttctccagggcgttgttatacgcgtcagcatccctcccgaacataatcgtttggccaacaaggttaagtatgtggcaagcgcagcggaggcggcgatcggaggcagaaaagtggtacatcgcggcgagtttgttaacagcggtgtcgttattgtaagcgttatcgagcacaaagtagccgagtttgctgcgattaatgctgaaggattgcaggattttggttacagcgtcagctatcgcctcaccagtgtgggcacccaccagctgcggcagcgcgatgggtaggtcaactatcgcgcccttactgttggcgtagtgagcaactacagaaaagaagccacgtttgccgccttttgtcgtccacccatcgaagcttatatgtaccttgctctcggcttcagccaacgcgcgcaccacctgaggccgtagccaactgtacaacctcatcacgaacgctgacacgctgttatgagacctccataacgccgcctctgcctcaggattagcaagcctgatcatcttgcgaaaagccggcgtctcaaactcgcggagtggtctgttgttgtcgaccagccagagcgcagctgcctgccgaaattcttgtacgtcgaagtttcctatagtcttgtacgcctctagactaaatttgacaccgcttagagctgcctgacgaagtgattgttgtccatgtttgcggagaggtttgcttaggattggaccatctttgctgagccgatgaccaggtttatcaagctggaggtgcccgttggcggcagtggttgacttcgttactcggtgtacaccattaggtagcttatgaatatgacagtacttgcacacaaagtacaactcatctgggtggtgagtaccctccttccagacacgccagccgtgttgaaaaatccagcttgccttgcctcgtggagtgctcagcggcgcgacaaacccctttaatcgcgaccaatcgacgccctcaaagtcgcgaaaatcgacgctcacagcgctatcctcctccaccgaagcctcagtggcagcgctagagaaagctaaaggctgtacaatagagtcctctggcttatcaaacattaactgcgactcccaggctggctcatcagtgagccgagaggcttgtgaggcagccaaaataggcagtggtgatgcccgccgagggcgctcctcgggttgttgtacaggcttacatggcggttcaatagcccgtgtgggcggctcgataacttgtgtaggcggctctgtaggcggatccggcgtactttctggcagctctatcggctgggttggctggctgccgtcacccaacagcgctttgagcgtaggtttgcgcgtacgttgtgctcgcttgaagggagtatcagcttcttcggcagcctcgggcttgcgttttgctggtatagagggcatggataaggctaaaagtaagccggagccgcgagaaagtaaggtgttgttaaatgttataagcctgatgtcagtagcactaggaatagaacatgtgtgaatcgtgttgtgtattgtgctacaggaattgagatctatgtctctgccagctagcgttgtgggcgctaagcctcgtacgtactagcctggagtgagtgagagatgggatggaacctaggtcatataacttacacgcgagtaggcttagtaagcaagatccaacactaagaattcgtcgttgagcagctatcccagaggcctcacctaggtatccccctccctcgcttactatcaaacaacaccaatcctatcaacattttgttctcaagattggttgattgattgacagaaatacagtggctaactgttggttagttggttggctccgaatcaaacaaatcaaacaacaatattgatgagatattgattaCTGACAACCTTGATTGCTTGTCGCAATGGCTGCAACCGAATCGTCTAGTCTTGTGACTAAGACTACCGTTATTCTTGAGAAACCATCTGATTGGCAAGAATAGCTGTTTCTTAGGCGGGATAAAGCTACTCTTAATAGTATATAGGAGTACTGCAATCCCGACATATCGCAACATAAGCTGAAGAAGCTTATCGAACCTGTGCGACCGACGCCTGCTACTGTAGCAGAAGGAGTAACGCTTCGCTCACAGCTTACTCATGAACAACGACTTAACTACTAGGACCTGCTAGACGCCTAGGAATACGACCAAAAGACCTATCTGCACTAGCAGAAGGCACTAAATGAATTGACATTGGAGATTGCGCAGACAACTACACGAAGCAATCTATATCTACTCGAAGGCAAATTAACGGCCTACGAACGACTAAAGGCTCTTAAGGAGCACCTTTCGCCGAACACTGCAAGACGATCACGCGAGCTTGTAGTCAAGTACAGGGACTTACAAGCAACACGGCGAGGCCAAGCGGTTAAAGGATGGCTGGACGATTGGATTAAGATCACCAACCAGATAAGAACGCTTAATCTACCGGACGTAAATAGTTCTTGGAGCTAGGAAGACTTCCTTATTGCCGTCAAACCACTCGATAACGTATAGGCAACAATGACGCTCACTGATCTCCTTACTAAGGACGAAGCAGGAACACTAG
This sequence is a window from Pyrenophora tritici-repentis strain M4 chromosome 4, whole genome shotgun sequence. Protein-coding genes within it:
- a CDS encoding FabG, Dehydrogenase with different specificities (related to short-chain alcohol dehydrogenase), yielding MSISSIQGKVAIITGCSSGIGLATTRLFLERGASVFGIDMGAQPQKLVEDFSTFHFYQTNLTEPQAVEHAVAKCVGKHGRIDVLVNCAGVTDGWSSADTIQDEELERVMAINLTVPIRLMKAVLPAMKQQKAGVIVNVASKAGLTGASAGIAYTASKHGLVGATKNVAWRFHQEGIRCNGVLPGSVATNIASSAQMENFDSAGFNSFFPIVQLHVSKDSEGTPVPYIGVDDVARGIAFLSSDESKMINGAMIPIDNAWSTI
- a CDS encoding putative MFS transporter, whose product is MGVYFTGYFMGAFLGPIMAGSIAALHGWQSFFWLETALSAFSILLIALTFPETKFHRGATVVQNTTTTLDGSEIVNTNEQSQLEKHTTHTAARDSEMSSLETPTPSNGRPSRAQFNPFERPDPKWKAFVVRDTWTPIKIFFNPIILWTGLMLAGPADMLLFFNITESPVLAAPPYFFKPDQVGYTNFAFAVGAIIGLATAGPYSDWVAARAARKNGGIREAEMRLPALWIYMIITILSVVLGSVAYQQQWAWGNIVVWGYGLSGLSVTTVPTICIAYAIDCYKPISGEIMVVATVCKNTIAFSYSYWVFDLAHESKNGWITPAMVIFACTIGPAFFGIPLYFGLGKRIRKWTKNSDVHRMEAMI
- a CDS encoding Dimer-Tnp-hAT multi-domain protein, with product MPSIPAKRKPEAAEEADTPFKRAQRTRKPTLKALLGDGSQPTQPIELPESTPDPPTEPPTQVIEPPTRAIEPPCKPVQQPEERPRRASPLPILAASQASRLTDEPAWESQLMFDKPEDSIVQPLAFSSAATEASVEEDSAVSVDFRDFEGVDWSRLKGFVAPLSTPRGKASWIFQHGWRVWKEGTHHPDELYFVCKYCHIHKLPNGVHRVTKSTTAANGHLQLDKPGHRLSKDGPILSKPLRKHGQQSLRQAALSGVKFSLEAYKTIGNFDVQEFRQAAALWLVDNNRPLREFETPAFRKMIRLANPEAEAALWRSHNSVSAFVMRLYSWLRPQVVRALAEAESKVHISFDGWTTKGGKRGFFSVVAHYANSKGAIVDLPIALPQLVGAHTGEAIADAVTKILQSFSINRSKLGYFVLDNAYNNDTAVNKLAAMYHFSASDRRLRCACHILNLVGQTIMFGRDADAYNNALENTKMEDFYMKEWRKEGPLGVYLDIINYINTPKQWSIFEDCQREAVNSMPTGASGGTREPIKPCVTRWNSYYDCFKRGVQLQQAINAYATYHIRETEQADEQAAIRGNKLPDVPRWMRSDGLTAADWAVITEYMAILQPLKFATDRLQGRGKCGRFGALYEVIPVFESVITELDARLRPYESVNHEPSEAPEDHIPINLRAARRKASNYFTKILQSPIYYAATALHPRYKTYSKRFWRDKPTQLSTAHAKFLRVWAAYKPAAAATTPTPAPKPTMSSFDDAIDAILDEDGEHTLEVEDEYDSWLKEPMWTSDQHKEGPTAVQYWLSLKPKYPHLSRLAIDVLTIPTSSSDCERVFAGTGDIIEPQRRKIGAQLLAALVCLQRWTRAGFTTPSTTTAAKHTDEELTEEFAIGTWEEPPAELS